A section of the Streptomyces xinghaiensis S187 genome encodes:
- a CDS encoding TerC family protein, with product MNDLSFTAPLWVWAALTVAIGVMLAVDLLAHRDSHVIGFREAALWSTGWIAAGLAFGVVLWAWQGGEAASTYYAGYLIEKALSVDNIFVFALVFSFFGVPDAYQHKVLFWGVIGALGARLVFIFVGAELLEVFFWTAYVFGAFLIYTGYKMAVSHNTEVHPDRNPVVRLVRRIVPTDPQFHGDRFVVRVNGRRVVTLLFVALVAIEATDLVFAIDSVAAILAITTNTFLVWTANAFAILGLRSLYFLLAGLLRRFRYLHYGLAVLLAFAGVKLILSETPVGKLPIPVTLGFIVLTITVSIVWSLAATRGETGDGGPGGGPTGGPDPDATADGDTGRASGTHES from the coding sequence ATGAACGACCTGAGCTTCACCGCTCCGCTGTGGGTGTGGGCCGCGCTGACCGTCGCCATCGGGGTGATGCTGGCCGTCGATCTGCTCGCGCACCGCGACAGCCATGTCATCGGCTTCCGGGAAGCCGCCCTGTGGAGCACCGGATGGATCGCCGCGGGCCTGGCCTTCGGCGTGGTCCTGTGGGCCTGGCAGGGCGGGGAGGCGGCGAGCACGTACTACGCCGGTTATCTGATCGAGAAAGCCCTGTCGGTCGACAACATCTTCGTCTTCGCGCTGGTGTTCTCGTTCTTCGGCGTCCCCGACGCCTACCAGCACAAGGTCCTGTTCTGGGGGGTGATCGGCGCGCTCGGGGCCCGTCTGGTGTTCATCTTCGTCGGCGCCGAACTGCTGGAGGTCTTCTTCTGGACCGCCTATGTGTTCGGCGCCTTCCTGATCTACACCGGCTACAAGATGGCCGTCTCGCACAACACGGAAGTGCACCCGGACCGCAATCCGGTCGTACGGCTCGTCCGGCGCATCGTGCCGACCGATCCCCAGTTCCACGGCGACCGGTTCGTCGTCAGGGTGAACGGCCGTCGTGTGGTGACCCTGCTGTTCGTCGCCCTCGTCGCCATCGAGGCGACCGACCTGGTCTTCGCCATCGACTCGGTGGCCGCCATCCTGGCGATCACCACCAACACCTTCCTGGTGTGGACCGCCAACGCCTTCGCCATCCTGGGCCTGCGCAGCCTCTACTTCCTCCTCGCCGGCCTGCTGCGCCGCTTCCGCTATCTGCACTACGGGCTGGCCGTGCTGCTCGCCTTCGCCGGCGTCAAGCTCATCCTGTCCGAGACCCCGGTCGGCAAGCTGCCCATCCCGGTCACCCTCGGCTTCATCGTCCTGACCATCACGGTCTCGATCGTCTGGTCCCTCGCGGCGACCCGGGGCGAGACGGGGGACGGCGGGCCGGGCGGCGGCCCCACGGGCGGCCCGGACCCGGACGCGACGGCCGACGGCGACACGGGCCGGGCGTCCGGTACCCACGAGAGCTGA
- a CDS encoding class I SAM-dependent methyltransferase — protein sequence MDAEAWDERYRSAKLVWSAGPNRFVAEELADLPPGRAVDLAAGEGRNAVWLAEQGWDVDAVDFSAVALEKAEEMARERGVTIRTVSADVTEAGSVLAQAPLFDLALIAYLHLPWPRMEEALRLAAISVRPGGTLLLVGHHADNIGRGHGGPQDPDVLYTAEQVAGTWRPYARIVKAEALDRPVETDEGPRTAIDALVRAVRV from the coding sequence GTGGACGCCGAGGCGTGGGACGAGCGGTATCGCAGCGCGAAGTTGGTGTGGTCGGCCGGGCCCAACCGGTTCGTCGCGGAGGAGCTGGCGGATCTTCCGCCGGGGCGGGCGGTGGACCTGGCCGCCGGCGAGGGACGCAACGCCGTCTGGCTGGCGGAGCAGGGCTGGGACGTGGACGCCGTGGACTTCTCTGCCGTCGCCCTGGAGAAGGCCGAGGAGATGGCCCGGGAGCGCGGTGTGACGATCCGCACCGTGAGCGCCGACGTGACGGAGGCCGGGAGTGTGCTCGCCCAGGCGCCCCTGTTCGACCTGGCGCTGATCGCCTATCTGCATCTGCCCTGGCCGCGGATGGAGGAGGCCCTCCGGCTGGCCGCCATCTCCGTGCGGCCCGGCGGGACGCTGCTGCTCGTCGGCCACCACGCCGACAACATCGGCCGGGGACACGGCGGTCCGCAGGACCCGGACGTGCTCTACACCGCCGAGCAGGTGGCCGGCACGTGGCGGCCGTATGCCCGGATCGTCAAGGCCGAGGCCCTGGACCGGCCGGTGGAGACGGACGAGGGGCCGCGCACCGCCATCGACGCGCTGGTGCGGGCGGTACGAGTCTGA
- a CDS encoding SGNH/GDSL hydrolase family protein — MTRTRHLLSGLVALVALLLGMASTASAASAAHADSDAAPVRVMPLGDSITDGFNVPGGYRVDLWQKLVAGGHEIDFVGSQANGPGNLGDRDHEGHSGWTIAQIDSNIESWLKTYTPDTILLHIGTNDMYGGDPGGAPARLATLIDRITAQAPDAHLFVATIVPLAWGDQTVRTFNAAIPGIVQSRADAGKRVHLVEMYSKLTTADLADGVHPNATGYSKMATAWYDALLSVPGSIGADGTPAPAVERRTAAARS, encoded by the coding sequence ATGACCAGAACACGGCACCTGCTCTCCGGCCTGGTCGCCCTCGTGGCGCTGCTCCTCGGTATGGCCTCCACCGCCTCAGCCGCCTCCGCCGCCCACGCCGACTCCGACGCCGCGCCCGTCCGCGTCATGCCGCTCGGCGACTCGATCACCGACGGCTTCAACGTACCCGGCGGATACCGCGTCGACCTCTGGCAGAAGCTGGTCGCGGGCGGCCACGAGATCGACTTCGTCGGCTCGCAGGCCAACGGACCGGGCAACCTCGGCGACCGCGACCACGAGGGCCACTCCGGCTGGACCATCGCCCAGATCGACAGCAACATCGAGAGCTGGCTGAAGACCTACACCCCCGACACGATCCTGCTGCACATCGGCACCAACGACATGTACGGCGGCGACCCGGGCGGCGCCCCCGCACGGCTCGCCACGCTGATCGACCGCATCACCGCCCAGGCGCCGGACGCACACCTGTTCGTGGCGACGATCGTGCCGCTGGCCTGGGGAGACCAGACCGTGCGGACGTTCAACGCGGCCATCCCGGGCATCGTCCAGAGCAGGGCCGACGCCGGCAAGCGGGTCCACCTGGTCGAGATGTACAGCAAGCTGACGACGGCCGACCTGGCCGACGGCGTGCACCCCAACGCCACCGGTTACAGCAAGATGGCCACCGCCTGGTACGACGCGCTCCTGTCCGTGCCGGGCAGCATCGGCGCCGACGGCACGCCCGCCCCGGCGGTCGAGCGGCGGACCGCGGCAGCGCGGAGCTAG
- a CDS encoding NAD(P)-binding domain-containing protein, protein MSEQQLPVAVIGAGPVGLAAAAHLVGRGIEPLVLEAGPAAASAVREWSHVRLFSTWGEVVDPAAEKLLAPTGWTAPDPAAYPTGGDWAELYLQPLADALGDRVRYGARVTGVSRAGRDRIVDAGREAQPFVLHLTTDDGREERVTARAVIDASGTWTTPGPAGASGLPALGEKAAADRVTYRVPDLNDPAVRARYAGKRTAVIGSGASAFTALATLADLARDEPGTHAVWVLRRGIGGSTFGGGEADELPARGALGLAAKAAVDNGHAAAVTGFRTAAVERDADGRLVLTGEDGRRLDPVDEAIVLTGFRPDLSFLSELRLGLDERLQAPVALAPLIDPNQHSCGTVYPHGHRELSHPEQGVHLVGMKSYGRAPTFLAMTGYEQVRSVTAAIAGDTESADRVELTLPETGVCGGVGLFDDPAATAQGDSGGGCCAPAPADATAGATTGGGC, encoded by the coding sequence ATGAGCGAGCAGCAGCTTCCCGTCGCCGTCATCGGAGCAGGCCCCGTGGGCCTGGCCGCGGCGGCCCACCTCGTCGGACGCGGTATCGAACCCCTGGTCCTGGAGGCCGGGCCGGCCGCCGCCTCCGCCGTGCGGGAGTGGAGCCATGTGCGCCTGTTCTCCACCTGGGGCGAGGTGGTCGACCCGGCGGCGGAGAAGCTGCTCGCCCCCACCGGCTGGACCGCGCCGGACCCCGCGGCCTACCCCACCGGCGGCGACTGGGCCGAGCTCTACCTCCAGCCGCTGGCCGACGCCCTGGGCGACCGCGTCCGCTACGGAGCGCGCGTCACCGGCGTCTCCCGCGCCGGCCGCGACCGCATCGTCGACGCCGGCCGCGAGGCCCAGCCCTTCGTCCTGCACCTCACCACCGACGACGGCCGCGAGGAGCGCGTCACCGCACGCGCCGTCATCGACGCCTCCGGAACCTGGACCACGCCCGGCCCGGCCGGGGCCTCCGGCCTGCCCGCCCTCGGCGAGAAGGCCGCCGCCGACCGCGTCACCTATCGCGTTCCCGACCTCAACGACCCGGCCGTGCGCGCCCGGTACGCCGGCAAGCGCACCGCCGTCATCGGCTCCGGCGCCTCCGCCTTCACCGCGCTCGCCACCCTCGCCGACCTCGCCCGGGACGAGCCGGGCACGCACGCGGTATGGGTGCTGCGGCGCGGCATCGGCGGCTCCACGTTCGGCGGCGGCGAGGCCGACGAACTCCCCGCCCGCGGCGCCCTGGGGCTCGCGGCCAAGGCCGCCGTCGACAACGGCCACGCCGCCGCGGTCACCGGCTTCCGCACCGCGGCCGTCGAACGGGACGCCGACGGACGGCTGGTGCTCACCGGCGAGGACGGCCGGCGCCTCGACCCGGTCGACGAGGCCATCGTCCTCACCGGCTTCCGCCCCGACCTCTCCTTCCTGTCCGAGCTCCGCCTCGGCCTGGACGAACGCCTCCAGGCCCCGGTCGCCCTCGCCCCGCTGATCGACCCCAACCAGCACTCCTGCGGCACCGTCTACCCGCACGGCCACCGGGAGCTGTCCCACCCCGAACAGGGCGTCCACCTGGTCGGCATGAAGTCCTACGGCCGCGCCCCCACCTTCCTGGCGATGACCGGCTATGAGCAGGTCCGCTCCGTCACCGCCGCGATCGCCGGCGACACCGAGTCCGCCGACCGGGTCGAACTCACGCTCCCCGAGACGGGCGTGTGCGGAGGCGTCGGCCTGTTCGACGACCCGGCCGCCACCGCACAGGGCGACAGCGGCGGCGGCTGCTGCGCCCCGGCACCGGCCGACGCCACGGCGGGTGCCACGACGGGCGGCGGCTGCTGA
- a CDS encoding ArsR/SmtB family transcription factor — MSKFERAELPVLDAGDVVPCCPPITAGELSQADAEKTAAMFKALSDPVRLRLFSRIASHPGGEACVCDISDVGVSQPTVSHHLRKLREAGLLTSERRGTWVYYRVAPSVVAAMAAMLAPRA, encoded by the coding sequence ATGTCGAAGTTCGAGAGGGCCGAGCTGCCCGTCCTGGACGCCGGGGACGTGGTGCCGTGCTGCCCGCCGATCACCGCCGGGGAGCTGTCGCAGGCCGACGCGGAGAAGACGGCCGCGATGTTCAAGGCGCTGTCCGACCCGGTGCGGCTGCGGCTGTTCTCCAGGATCGCCTCGCACCCGGGCGGCGAGGCGTGTGTCTGCGACATCTCCGATGTCGGCGTCTCCCAGCCGACCGTCTCCCACCACCTGAGGAAGCTGCGCGAAGCCGGCCTGCTCACCTCGGAACGGCGCGGGACCTGGGTGTACTACCGGGTCGCCCCCTCCGTGGTCGCCGCGATGGCCGCGATGCTCGCCCCGCGCGCCTGA
- a CDS encoding arsenate reductase ArsC: MPASPPSLLPDERLAAGVARLATLHADRFAVETVQGLLADSYRRLAATARVRTHLVVLAERFTAERLDALVHVQDAPGAGLPRVLFVCSHNAGRSQLAAALLGHRAGGRVTVSSAGTHPADAVEPHIVRVLEEAGVDPAGAFPKPLTDEVVRAADIVITMGCGDACPVVPGRRYLDWPVADPGGAPLALVRRIRDDIDARVTELLSTLPA; this comes from the coding sequence ATGCCCGCTTCTCCGCCTTCCCTCCTGCCCGATGAGCGTCTGGCCGCCGGCGTGGCCCGGCTGGCCACCCTGCACGCCGACCGCTTCGCGGTCGAGACCGTGCAGGGCCTGCTCGCCGACTCCTACCGCCGGCTCGCCGCCACGGCGCGCGTGCGAACCCACCTGGTGGTGCTGGCCGAGCGCTTCACCGCCGAACGCCTCGACGCCCTTGTCCACGTCCAGGACGCGCCGGGTGCCGGGCTGCCGCGGGTGCTGTTCGTGTGCAGTCACAACGCGGGGCGCTCCCAGCTCGCGGCCGCGCTGCTGGGACACCGGGCCGGCGGCCGGGTCACCGTCTCCTCGGCCGGCACGCACCCGGCCGACGCCGTCGAGCCGCACATCGTGCGGGTTCTGGAGGAGGCGGGCGTCGATCCGGCGGGCGCCTTTCCCAAGCCGCTGACCGATGAGGTCGTCCGGGCCGCCGACATCGTGATCACCATGGGCTGCGGGGACGCCTGCCCGGTGGTGCCCGGCCGCCGCTACCTCGACTGGCCCGTGGCCGACCCCGGCGGCGCCCCGCTCGCCCTCGTCCGCCGGATCCGCGACGACATCGACGCCCGCGTCACCGAACTGCTGTCAACGCTGCCCGCCTGA
- a CDS encoding DinB family protein, protein MTTFDRPIPPLTADERTGLEAWLEFQRETLAVKCRDLTDEQLREAAVPPSNMTLLGLVRHLAEVERNWFRRILLGEDVPPVFGAAADLGETDGGFDLGDGLGRDEVFARWRAETDSSRKICAAHGLEDTGLLPPNPGVEGPVNLRWIYVHMIEEYARHNGHADLIRERVDGVTGV, encoded by the coding sequence ATGACGACCTTCGACCGTCCCATACCGCCGCTGACCGCCGACGAACGCACCGGGCTGGAGGCCTGGCTGGAGTTCCAGCGCGAGACACTCGCCGTCAAGTGCCGCGATCTGACGGACGAGCAGTTGCGCGAGGCGGCCGTCCCTCCGTCGAACATGACGCTGCTCGGCCTGGTGCGGCACCTGGCCGAGGTGGAGCGGAACTGGTTCCGGCGCATCCTCCTCGGCGAGGACGTCCCGCCCGTCTTCGGCGCCGCCGCCGATCTCGGCGAGACGGACGGCGGTTTCGACCTGGGCGACGGGCTCGGCCGGGACGAGGTCTTCGCCCGCTGGCGCGCGGAGACCGACAGCAGCCGGAAGATCTGCGCGGCCCACGGCTTGGAGGACACCGGTCTCCTGCCGCCCAACCCGGGCGTGGAGGGCCCGGTGAACCTGCGCTGGATCTACGTCCACATGATCGAGGAGTACGCCCGCCACAACGGCCACGCCGACCTGATCCGCGAACGTGTCGACGGGGTCACGGGGGTGTGA
- a CDS encoding alpha/beta hydrolase family esterase → MPDTPTSPAIPSRGSSGSSGSSGSSGSSGSSGGALRGGPRPGRSPRTLVAALLGGVLPLLAALCLAAAPAATAAGTAPAAPTAQLVEVNNFGNNPTGLRMHLYVPDNVAPQPALLVAVHYCTGSGPAFHNGTEFKSLADRYGFVIVYPSATRSGQCFDVSSQQALRRDGGSDPVGIKSMIDYVQQRNNTDPDRVFVVGASSGAMMTNVLLGNYPDVFEAGASFMGVPHSCFATTDGSSWNSACANGQINRSGQQWGDLARGAYPGYDGPRPRVQIWHGTQDNTLRYPNFGEQIKQWTNVHGVSENPSSTDQPQSGWTRTRYGGTGDRAPVEAISIANTGHNLPQGGQAARAVTFFGLDGTGAAAR, encoded by the coding sequence ATGCCCGACACCCCCACGTCGCCCGCGATCCCGTCCCGCGGATCCAGCGGATCCAGCGGATCCAGCGGATCCAGCGGATCCAGCGGATCCAGCGGCGGAGCGTTACGCGGAGGACCGCGGCCCGGAAGATCCCCGCGCACGCTCGTCGCCGCCCTGCTCGGCGGCGTCCTGCCGCTGCTGGCAGCCCTGTGCCTCGCCGCCGCCCCCGCCGCGACGGCGGCCGGCACCGCGCCCGCCGCCCCCACCGCGCAGCTCGTCGAGGTGAACAACTTCGGCAACAACCCGACCGGTCTGCGGATGCACCTGTATGTGCCGGACAACGTCGCGCCGCAACCGGCGCTGCTGGTCGCCGTGCACTACTGCACCGGCTCCGGACCGGCGTTCCACAACGGCACGGAGTTCAAGTCCCTGGCCGACCGGTACGGCTTCGTCATCGTCTACCCGTCGGCGACCCGCAGCGGCCAGTGCTTCGACGTCTCCTCGCAACAGGCGCTGCGCCGTGACGGCGGAAGCGACCCGGTGGGCATCAAGTCCATGATCGACTACGTGCAGCAGCGCAACAACACCGACCCGGACCGCGTCTTCGTCGTCGGCGCCTCCTCCGGCGCGATGATGACCAACGTCCTGCTCGGCAACTACCCGGACGTCTTCGAGGCCGGGGCCTCCTTCATGGGCGTACCGCACAGCTGCTTCGCCACCACCGACGGCTCCAGCTGGAACAGCGCCTGCGCCAACGGGCAGATCAACCGGAGCGGACAGCAGTGGGGCGACCTGGCGCGCGGCGCGTATCCCGGCTACGACGGCCCCCGGCCGCGGGTGCAGATCTGGCACGGCACCCAGGACAACACCCTGCGCTACCCGAACTTCGGGGAGCAGATCAAGCAGTGGACCAACGTCCACGGCGTGAGCGAGAACCCGTCGTCGACCGACCAGCCGCAGTCCGGCTGGACCCGCACCCGCTACGGCGGCACCGGCGACCGGGCTCCCGTCGAGGCGATCAGCATCGCGAACACCGGCCACAACCTGCCGCAGGGCGGCCAGGCCGCGCGGGCGGTCACCTTCTTCGGCCTGGACGGCACCGGAGCCGCCGCCCGCTAG
- a CDS encoding PucR family transcriptional regulator, which produces MLLRLSALDADAATAVRVIAHFEALMSAGSDAVSLVRSTAGLAQCAAGLERTGGRRVRFGPGGAALPGEPERVSGSAFFGDTDSGPGGRVWLERPGAPGPFDELVLEWMAIAARMLDGRRRAAEPPHAADPALVELVLSEREAVEDRARALRLLGLVPELPLRVVAVALAGTGAAGTPASPGSPGAAGSAGGRRGSDALALAPAPAADGGNGAGGPETASPGSGSGHGAGPAPDIGVETVALLGRSGLPGSVRIARVGPLGAVLVQRPDGDPASPAEALRAAAGARPAGPDAPGQSAGRAVRSVRAGVGGLTEALDAGVSWQQARVALRFAVAGTPEEAVTDHDDLGPVALLAEIPAERLRARPEVRALAELAAGEGGGTGIAALAAFCRTGSLRQAAAELHLHHSSVAARLAHVEETLGWRLRDPRDRFRAHLALYAWRLSGTE; this is translated from the coding sequence TTGTTGCTGCGCTTGTCGGCACTGGACGCGGACGCGGCCACCGCGGTGCGGGTGATCGCCCACTTCGAGGCGCTGATGAGCGCCGGTTCCGACGCCGTGTCGCTGGTGCGGTCCACCGCCGGCCTCGCGCAGTGCGCGGCCGGACTGGAGCGGACCGGCGGGCGCAGGGTGCGGTTCGGGCCCGGGGGAGCCGCGCTCCCGGGCGAGCCCGAACGGGTGTCCGGCAGCGCCTTCTTCGGCGACACGGACTCCGGACCCGGCGGGCGGGTCTGGCTCGAGCGCCCGGGTGCGCCTGGCCCGTTCGACGAGCTGGTGCTCGAGTGGATGGCCATCGCCGCCCGGATGCTGGACGGACGGCGCCGCGCGGCCGAGCCACCGCATGCGGCCGACCCCGCGCTGGTCGAACTGGTGCTCTCCGAACGCGAGGCCGTCGAGGACCGGGCCCGGGCCCTGCGGCTGCTGGGCCTGGTGCCCGAACTGCCGCTGCGGGTCGTCGCGGTGGCCCTGGCGGGGACCGGGGCGGCGGGCACACCCGCTTCCCCCGGCTCGCCGGGGGCGGCCGGTTCCGCCGGCGGGAGAAGAGGCTCGGACGCGCTCGCGCTCGCGCCCGCGCCCGCGGCGGACGGCGGGAACGGTGCCGGCGGGCCGGAGACCGCGTCCCCCGGCAGTGGGAGTGGACACGGAGCCGGTCCCGCACCCGACATCGGAGTGGAGACGGTCGCCCTGCTCGGGCGGAGCGGTCTGCCCGGCTCCGTACGGATCGCGCGGGTGGGCCCGCTGGGCGCGGTGCTCGTCCAGCGGCCCGACGGCGACCCCGCCTCACCGGCCGAGGCGCTGCGGGCGGCGGCCGGCGCGCGTCCCGCCGGCCCGGACGCGCCGGGACAGTCCGCGGGGCGGGCGGTACGGAGCGTACGAGCCGGTGTCGGCGGCCTCACCGAGGCCCTGGACGCCGGGGTTTCCTGGCAACAGGCGCGGGTGGCGCTGCGGTTCGCGGTGGCGGGCACGCCCGAGGAGGCCGTGACGGACCACGACGACCTCGGCCCCGTCGCGCTGCTGGCCGAGATCCCGGCGGAGCGGCTGCGCGCCCGGCCGGAGGTACGGGCCCTGGCGGAGCTGGCGGCGGGGGAGGGCGGCGGGACGGGGATCGCGGCGCTGGCCGCGTTCTGCCGTACCGGCTCGCTGCGGCAGGCCGCGGCGGAGCTCCATCTGCACCACAGCTCCGTGGCGGCGCGGCTGGCGCACGTCGAGGAGACGCTGGGCTGGCGGCTGAGAGACCCGCGGGACCGGTTCCGCGCCCATCTGGCGCTGTACGCCTGGCGGTTGTCCGGCACGGAGTGA
- a CDS encoding alpha/beta hydrolase, whose translation MRYAFDPELAAAVAMMPEVDISDVAAARAAQAEQLSAVVAAADTTGAEVEDVSVPGPEGAPDVPLRLYRPRDARGPLPVVYAIHGGGFVVGTPDADHEGNLRFCREIGALVVSPDYRLAPEHPYPAALEDCYAGLSWLAKNTAELGILPDRTALWGDSAGACLAAALTLLAHDRGGPAIRFQCLVAPALDDRLRTASARLHTDTPVWNRHNARLSWEAYLGPGTPGSQGVSPYAAPARAGTALLKGLPPAHITVMQFDPLRDEGIDYARALLAAGVPTELHVLPGTFHGAGAVEHAAVVRRITAEITAVLARALGR comes from the coding sequence ATGCGTTATGCCTTCGACCCGGAGCTGGCCGCGGCGGTCGCGATGATGCCGGAGGTCGACATCAGCGATGTGGCCGCGGCCCGGGCCGCGCAGGCCGAGCAGCTGTCCGCCGTCGTCGCAGCGGCCGACACCACCGGAGCCGAGGTCGAGGACGTCTCCGTCCCCGGCCCCGAGGGTGCCCCGGACGTGCCGCTGCGGCTCTACCGGCCCCGGGACGCGCGGGGCCCGCTGCCCGTGGTCTACGCGATCCACGGCGGCGGCTTCGTCGTCGGCACGCCCGACGCCGACCACGAGGGCAACCTGCGGTTCTGCCGCGAAATCGGCGCGCTGGTGGTCTCGCCGGACTACCGGCTGGCGCCCGAACACCCGTACCCGGCCGCGCTGGAGGACTGCTACGCGGGTCTCTCGTGGCTCGCGAAGAACACCGCCGAACTGGGCATCCTGCCCGACCGGACGGCGCTGTGGGGCGACAGCGCCGGAGCCTGCCTGGCCGCCGCGCTCACCCTGCTCGCCCATGACCGCGGCGGTCCGGCCATCCGCTTCCAGTGCCTGGTCGCCCCCGCGCTCGACGACCGGCTCCGGACCGCCAGCGCCCGGCTCCACACCGACACCCCCGTGTGGAACCGGCACAACGCCCGGCTGAGCTGGGAGGCCTATCTGGGCCCCGGCACGCCCGGCTCCCAGGGCGTCTCCCCGTACGCGGCGCCGGCGCGGGCCGGGACCGCCCTGCTGAAAGGGCTGCCGCCCGCGCACATCACGGTGATGCAGTTCGACCCGCTGCGGGACGAGGGCATCGACTACGCCCGCGCGCTGCTGGCCGCCGGGGTCCCCACCGAGCTGCACGTCCTTCCGGGGACCTTCCACGGAGCGGGCGCGGTGGAGCACGCCGCCGTCGTCCGGCGGATCACCGCCGAGATCACCGCCGTGCTCGCCCGGGCCCTCGGCCGATGA
- a CDS encoding polysaccharide deacetylase family protein, which produces MARSATRNGAGGDGAGEPGRNEIREYGAPRPGPGGARHGRDTAPPAPAGRTGRPGARRRPAGSPLLATGLCLAAVAVTAATAPVAQAHRPGPAQGGKATPAIVDSTRHGGNTVALTFDDGPNPADTPRLLQVLREQRVKAVFCLWGDHVEAHPELVRKIVAGGHTLCNHSMHHDDMGAWSEKEIRADLRRTSAAIRRAAPGARIPYFRAPYGSWGKSPEVAAGLGMQPLGWRLVVGDWDPPGTDELVSRLEEGLTPGAVVLLHDGGGDRSQTVEAVERIIPKLRSEGWRFDRPARRG; this is translated from the coding sequence ATGGCCAGGTCCGCGACCCGGAACGGAGCCGGCGGGGACGGAGCCGGCGAGCCCGGCCGGAACGAGATCCGGGAGTACGGCGCGCCGCGGCCCGGGCCCGGCGGCGCCCGGCACGGGAGGGACACGGCCCCGCCGGCGCCGGCCGGCAGGACGGGACGTCCGGGCGCACGGCGCCGGCCGGCCGGTTCCCCGCTGCTCGCCACCGGTCTCTGCCTGGCCGCCGTGGCGGTCACCGCGGCCACCGCGCCGGTCGCGCAGGCCCACCGGCCCGGCCCCGCGCAGGGCGGCAAGGCCACCCCCGCGATCGTGGACTCCACCCGGCACGGCGGCAACACCGTCGCCCTCACGTTCGACGACGGACCCAACCCGGCCGACACCCCGCGCCTGCTCCAGGTGTTGCGCGAGCAGCGCGTCAAGGCCGTGTTCTGCCTCTGGGGCGACCACGTCGAGGCCCACCCCGAGCTCGTACGGAAGATCGTCGCGGGCGGCCACACGCTCTGCAACCACAGCATGCACCACGACGACATGGGCGCCTGGTCCGAGAAGGAGATCCGGGCCGACCTGCGGCGCACCTCCGCCGCCATACGCAGGGCCGCCCCGGGAGCCCGCATCCCGTACTTCCGTGCGCCGTACGGCAGTTGGGGCAAGAGCCCGGAGGTCGCGGCCGGGCTCGGGATGCAGCCGCTGGGCTGGCGGCTGGTGGTCGGCGACTGGGACCCGCCGGGGACCGACGAACTGGTCAGCCGTCTGGAGGAAGGCCTCACCCCCGGAGCCGTCGTTCTTCTCCACGACGGCGGCGGGGACCGCAGCCAGACCGTGGAGGCCGTCGAACGGATCATCCCGAAGCTCCGCTCCGAGGGCTGGCGCTTCGACCGGCCCGCCCGCCGCGGCTGA